In the Chromobacterium sp. ATCC 53434 genome, AAATCCGCCCCGGCGAGACGCTGCAGGCCGACGGCCGCATCCGCGCCGCCGACGGCGGCCTGAGAGCCGCCGTCGCTTGCCGGCACGCGCGTTTCGGCCCTCAGGGCGAGGCCATCGGCCAAAACGGCCCGGCGCCGAAGCCGCAGGCGTCGACCGACGATCAGATCAACGGCTGGGTGCTGGACACCGAGCTGGTCACCAGCTCGGCCTATGCCGGCATCAGCGCCAACTGGACCGTGCCGGCGGCGCCCGCCTCCAGCGACGGCCAGGTGGTCTACTTCTTCCCCGGCCTGCAGGACCGCAACAATGTGCAGAGCATTCTGCAGCCGGTGCTGGGCTGGAACGCCTTCAACGACAATCGCTGGACCATAGCCAGCTGGAACTGCTGCCGCGACGGCGCGGTCAACTACAGCACGCCGCAGGCGACGGCCAGCGGCAACCAGATCGTCGGCACCGTGCAAAACAACTGCGCCGCCGGCACCGCCACCTGCACCTCGTGGAACATCGTCACCCGCGACGCCACCCGCAATGTCGCCAGCACGCTGAGCCGCACCAGCAACTACGGACAGACCTTCAACTGGGCGTTCGGCGGCGTGCTGGAGGTATACGGCGTCAACAGCTGCGACGACTATCCAAGCGACGGCGCGATGAGCTTCACCGCCGTCCGGCTGCTGGACGTCAACAAGCAGCCCATCACCCAGCCCGCCAAGCTGGGCTGGAGCGCCAATGTGCTGCAGCAGCAGGCCGGCTGCAATCTGAACGCCGCCGCCAGCCCGACCGTCAGCAGCCTCAGCTATTGACCGACACAAACCGCGCCTTTGCACCGCCGTGACCTTGCAGCCCCCCTGTAGTCATGGCGGTTTTTTTCGTCCGCGCGACCGGCAAGCGCAAGCGGGATCGATCGGAGTTTGATCAGCGGCTCTTGAGCCAGCGGCTGCGGGTCTCGCGGTAATAGTCGGCCATGCCGTAGCGGCTCCATACCGGCAGCGCGTCCTCGGCGAACACCCCCTCCTTCAACGCGGTCCGGATCCGCGCCTGAACCGCCGGCGGCAGGCCGGCATTGCAGGCCACCCAACGCTCCACCTGCTCCAGCATGAACAGCGGCGCCGGCATCCTGGCGTCCTGGCCCGGCGTCCGCACCGGCGGCATATCGCTGATGAAGACGTCGAAGCGGCCCGCGGCCAGCATCAGGAAGCCGCTGGAGGCGTTTTTCGCCGGCATGAACGGCATGCCGGCCGAGCCGAGGAAATCCCTGACCTCGGCGATGTCTACGGCGCCCAGCCGGTGCTTGCGCAGCGCCGCCTCGCCCGGGATGACCCGCTTGTCGTCGCCGCGCTTGTAGGCCGTCAACGCGATCGGCGCGACCACGCCGACGAAATTGACGGTCTCGCTCTGGCCCTGGTCGAAGTTGACGGCCAGCGCGCAGGTGCCGGCGCGGGTGGACACGTCGAGGAAGGCCCGCTTGGCCGGCACCACCTGATAGACCACCTCGACGCCGGCCTTGCGCATCAACAGCCGGAACGCGTCGGCGTACGGCCCTGACAGGCCGCCGTCGCCGCGCACCAGAAAGGGGGGGTATTCGTCGGCCACCACGTTCAGCCTCAGCGGCTGGGCGGCCAGCGGCAGGCAACATCCGGCCAGCGCCAGACCCAGCCAGCGTCGCGACCACGCCATGTCAGTGTCCTTTCACCAGATCGACCGGTGTCTGCGTGATGGTCTGGATATTGGCCTGCCGAACATGGTTGCGCAGCGATTGCAGCGCCAGGTCCAGCGCGTACTGCATCTGCAGCGCCGGATGCTGATCGGCGGTGGCGGCGATGCGGCCGCTGGCCAGATACGGCGCCACGTCGGTGATATTGTCGTAGCCGCCTATCAGCACCTTGCGGCGCCTCGCGGCCACCGCCTCGGCCGCGCCTATCGCCATATTGTCGTTGCCGCACAACAGCGCGGCGAGATCCGGCGTCGCGTCCAGCAGCTCCAGCGCGGCCTGCCGGCCCCTGTCGCTGACCCAGTAGCCCCAGCGCATGCCGGCCAGCGTCATGCCGGCGCCGCGGATGGATTCGCGAAAGCCGTCGCTGCGCGCCTTGGCGTTGATGGACTGCGACAAACCCTCGATGATGCCGACCTTGCTGCCGGGCTTCAGACCGCGCAGGATGTAGTCGCCGACGACGCGCGCGCCGTTGAAGTTGCTGGGGCCGACAAACGGTATGTTGACGTTGGCCTTCACCAGCGCGCGCTCATCCAGCTTGTTGTCGACATTGATCACCAGCATGCCGGCGGCGACGGCCTTCAGCAGGATGGGGATCATCGCGCTGGAGTCGGCGGGCGCGATGATCAGCGCGTCGTCGCGCCGCTCCAGGCAGCGCTGGACGATGGCCTGCTGGCCCTTGACGTCGGTCTCTTCCTGCACGCCCTCTATGGTCAGCTGGTACTCGCCGGCGTGGCTGACCCGATGCTGGTCCGCGCCGGCGATCATCATCGTGAAGAATTGATTGCGCAGCGACTTCAGCGCAATCGTGATGGCCGGCCTGCGCGCGGCCCCAAAGGCAAACGGCAGGGCCAGCAAACCGCCCGCTGCCGTGCTCAAGAATTGGCGACGCCTCATGCGTGTCACGCCCTCGCTGTCGGTCAGCTCGAACTATAGCCAAGCTTGCGGGCCGCCCTCAAGCGCATCACCGGCGCCGGTACACCATGCGTCTGCCGTCATCGTCCGTCGCCAAGCCGTCGTCGCCGTCCGGCGCCAGCGTCATGGTGCGGAACGGCGCGCGCGCCAGATAGGCGGCGTCGTCGACCGCGAACGCGGCCAGCCGCTGGCCGGCCCGGTCGGCGGCGATGTCGAACCATTGCGGGACGGCGCCGGTCCGCCGCAGGCTCGCGCGCGCCCAGCTCTCCGTCGCCGGCATCGCCACGTCGGCATCGCCGTTGGCGTCGGTGACCGCGGTGGCCGTCTTGCCGGAACGGCTGACGAAACCGACCTCCACGCCCTGCATCGGCCCGACGCCGGGCATGCCGACGATGGCGATCCAATGCCCCGGCTCCGCCGGCCTGCGCACCCGCATCTCCTCATCGCGGAACGGGCGGAACACCGGCTCCTTGTCCGGCCCGGCGGCGTTCAGCTCCACCTTGCCCTGCCGCAGTTGCCAATGCCCCTGGGCGTACTGGTCGACCGCGCCGTAGCTCAGTCCCCACTCGAAGCTGCCGTCCGGCTTCAACAGCAACTCGCCGCCGACCTCGGTCACGCCCTGCAAATAGTAATGGCCGGCCAGCGCCGACGGACCGGACGCGCAGGCGCCGCCGGCCAGCAACAACGATAAAACCGCAACGAACCGCCGCATCGCGACCTCCATCGATCAAACCGGCAAGCATACACCGGTTTGCCGCGATCACGACGCGGACGGGCGGCGGCGGACGGAGAACCCGGCCGCCGCCCGCCTTCACGCCGGCGCGTCCGCCTCCAGCCTGCGCCTCACGACGGCGCAGACATCGGCCACCGTGCGGATGCCGGCGATGTCGTCGACGCCGATCTCGATGCCGAAGGCGTCGTTCAACGCCATCACCATGTCCAGCAGCTCCAGCGAGTCCGCGTACAGATCGTCGACCAGCCTGGCCTGCGGCTCGAGCTTGCACTCCTCCACCGACAAGCAACAGGCCATCACCGCCACCACTTGCCGCTCAAGACCGGCGGGCATGGTTGCGCTCCTGGCTGCGCTTGGGGTCCAGATGCAGGCCATCGGTGGTCAAAGTGACCCCGGACGACGGACTCAAGGCCTCGCCGCGCCGCGCCTCGGCGGCGGCGTCTATGCCCAAGCCGCTCAGCAGCTCCGTCACCAACGGGTTGGCCGGCTTGCCGCGCGGCAACAGATTGGCCTCGCGGATCAAGGTGCGCGCAAAACTGCTCAGCGCCTGGCGTTGCCGCGCCAAACCCGGGTGCTCGGCCAGCACTTGCCGCAGTTGCGCGGCGTCGTCGCCCAGCGCGCCCGCCTTGCCGTCGGCGAAATCCTTCAGCACGCCGCTCTGCTGGG is a window encoding:
- a CDS encoding ABC transporter substrate-binding protein; translation: MAWSRRWLGLALAGCCLPLAAQPLRLNVVADEYPPFLVRGDGGLSGPYADAFRLLMRKAGVEVVYQVVPAKRAFLDVSTRAGTCALAVNFDQGQSETVNFVGVVAPIALTAYKRGDDKRVIPGEAALRKHRLGAVDIAEVRDFLGSAGMPFMPAKNASSGFLMLAAGRFDVFISDMPPVRTPGQDARMPAPLFMLEQVERWVACNAGLPPAVQARIRTALKEGVFAEDALPVWSRYGMADYYRETRSRWLKSR
- a CDS encoding substrate-binding domain-containing protein; this encodes MRRRQFLSTAAGGLLALPFAFGAARRPAITIALKSLRNQFFTMMIAGADQHRVSHAGEYQLTIEGVQEETDVKGQQAIVQRCLERRDDALIIAPADSSAMIPILLKAVAAGMLVINVDNKLDERALVKANVNIPFVGPSNFNGARVVGDYILRGLKPGSKVGIIEGLSQSINAKARSDGFRESIRGAGMTLAGMRWGYWVSDRGRQAALELLDATPDLAALLCGNDNMAIGAAEAVAARRRKVLIGGYDNITDVAPYLASGRIAATADQHPALQMQYALDLALQSLRNHVRQANIQTITQTPVDLVKGH
- a CDS encoding acyl carrier protein, with the translated sequence MPAGLERQVVAVMACCLSVEECKLEPQARLVDDLYADSLELLDMVMALNDAFGIEIGVDDIAGIRTVADVCAVVRRRLEADAPA